A DNA window from Aythya fuligula isolate bAytFul2 chromosome 4, bAytFul2.pri, whole genome shotgun sequence contains the following coding sequences:
- the FGL1 gene encoding fibrinogen-like protein 1: MKILIVIDFVLAASLTDTIASSDLQNCFREQIQLQAQVRLLEHRVKQQRLKIIQLLEKKEIQYSDRGDENSAIDLGGKRQYSDCAEIYNDGHKQSGFYKMKPIQSPNEFLAFCDMSEGGGWTVFQRRSDGSQNFDRDWTDYEEGFGNFVLKNGEYWLGNKNLHYLTSQGNYTLRIDLTDFEGERRFAQYTRFGVAGEEHSYEMSCGEYSGTAGDSLTGGFHPEVKWWADHRGMKFSTRDRDNDNYEGNCAEEEKAGWWFNRCHSANLNGLYYKGPYTAKTDNGIVWYTWHGWWYSLKSVVMKVRPADFEPNIV, encoded by the exons gatCTACAAAACTGTTTTCGAGAGCAGATACAACTTCAGGCCCAGGTGAGACTTCTGGAACATCGTGTGAAACAGCAGCGGTTAAAAATTATACAGCttttagagaagaaagagaTACAGTACAGTGACAGAGGAGATGAAAACAGTGCCATTGACTTGGGAGGAAAAAGGCAGTATTCAG ATTGCGCTGAAATCTACAACGATGGCCACAAGCAAAGTGGATTTTATAAGATGAAACCTATCCAGAGTCCTAATGAATTCCTGGCCTTCTGTGACATGTCTGAAGGGGGTGGTTGGACTGTTTTTCAGAGGCGTTCTGATGGCAGCCAGAATTTTGATAG AGACTGGACTGACTATGAAGAAGGCtttggaaattttgttttgaaaaatggtGAATATTggcttggaaataaaaatcttcattacTTGACCAGTCAAG GGAACTATACTTTAAGAATTGATCTAACTGATTTTGAAGGAGAACGGCGTTTTGCACAATATACAAGATTTGGAGTTGCCGGTGAAGag CATTCTTATGAGATGAGCTGTGGTGAATATTCTGGCACAGCTGGTGATTCCCTGACAGGGGGGTTTCATCCTGAAGTAAAATGGTGGGCTGATCATCGAGGAATGAAATTCAGTACTCGAGACAGGGACAATGACAACTATGAAGGCAACTGtgctgaagaggaaaaggctgGTTGGTGGTTTAACag GTGTCACTCAGCCAACCTGAATGGTTTGTACTATAAAGGCCCCTATACTGCGAAGACGGACAATGGAATTGTTTGGTACACTTGGCATGGGTGGTGGTATTCTCTGAAATCTGTTGTAATGAAGGTCAGACCAGCAGACTTTGAACCTAATAttgtttaa